One Acetonema longum DSM 6540 DNA window includes the following coding sequences:
- a CDS encoding sigma-70 family RNA polymerase sigma factor, whose translation MTNEELVLLIQAGQREYEEVLWAQVKRFVFKKANWYVKYLDGRSAADMEDLEQAGYLAMLEAIRYYKPEREYKFLTYLNWTLKTRFAEVAGIKTSRRDAAQFAFSLDEPLAQDGEGDSRIDLIADEHSQEPFLQLEDDEYVLFVRAALLEAMRPLSERQQDVLAAIYWGNQSLTDIGRRFGISKQSVDDAHSRALRWLRTFKRSLRSLISGFNPSSNASYSPDPRRYGG comes from the coding sequence ATGACCAACGAAGAATTAGTCCTGCTCATACAGGCAGGCCAGCGGGAATATGAGGAAGTGCTATGGGCACAGGTCAAGCGGTTTGTTTTTAAAAAGGCGAACTGGTACGTTAAATATCTGGATGGCCGGTCAGCGGCGGATATGGAGGACTTGGAGCAAGCCGGGTATCTGGCTATGTTGGAAGCGATACGCTATTACAAGCCGGAAAGGGAATACAAATTTCTCACCTATCTGAATTGGACACTTAAAACCAGATTTGCAGAAGTGGCCGGGATAAAGACGAGCAGGAGGGATGCCGCACAGTTTGCCTTTAGCCTGGATGAGCCTTTAGCACAGGACGGTGAAGGGGATAGCCGGATAGATCTTATTGCTGATGAGCATTCCCAAGAGCCCTTCCTGCAGCTAGAGGATGACGAATATGTATTGTTTGTAAGGGCGGCACTGCTGGAGGCTATGCGGCCACTCAGCGAACGGCAGCAGGACGTACTGGCCGCTATCTATTGGGGCAATCAATCCCTTACTGACATAGGCAGGCGATTTGGCATAAGCAAGCAGTCAGTGGATGATGCACATAGCAGGGCATTGCGCTGGCTAAGGACGTTTAAACGCTCTCTGCGGAGCCTTATCTCCGGCTTTAATCCTTCCTCAAATGCCTCATATAGTCCTGACCCGCGGCGGTATGGAGGATGA